The Agromyces hippuratus genome has a window encoding:
- a CDS encoding acyl-CoA thioesterase: MTTTPIVYETVHRIAFSELDPFQHVSTGNYARYFTDHRMEGLARYAGWDLPTLGSLGFMTWVRRMEIDFIRPVTADQEVSITSFVREFRGPDAMIECTMTDAAGTTVSTCLMVVAHVDGRTRRATDWPDELQALFFEPGD; the protein is encoded by the coding sequence ATGACGACGACGCCGATCGTCTACGAGACCGTGCACCGCATCGCCTTCTCGGAGCTCGATCCGTTCCAGCACGTGAGCACCGGCAACTACGCCAGGTACTTCACCGACCACCGCATGGAGGGGCTGGCGAGATACGCCGGCTGGGATCTGCCCACCCTCGGCTCGCTCGGCTTCATGACGTGGGTGCGGCGCATGGAGATCGACTTCATCAGGCCGGTGACCGCGGACCAGGAGGTCTCGATCACCTCATTCGTGCGCGAGTTCCGAGGCCCCGACGCGATGATCGAGTGCACGATGACGGATGCCGCGGGCACGACGGTCTCGACGTGCCTCATGGTCGTGGCCCACGTCGACGGCCGCACGCGGCGCGCCACGGACTGGCCCGACGAACTCCAGGCGCTCTTCTTCGAACCCGGCGACTGA
- a CDS encoding GbsR/MarR family transcriptional regulator — MPGGRLTQHERQQISMGLADDLAYAEIARRLDRPTSTITREVMRNGGPAAYRADLAQRATERRTHQRKPVAPRGEHAPAPAHGRDADAVHEYEEAFITILMQSGLPRMAASVLTCLYTSDAGSLTAAELVQRLQVSPASVSKAVALLENVGLVRREVGAGRRERYSADNDAWYQSMIAAARSNAELAEAARRGVNVFGRDTPAGNRLQNMARFVDFVAESISRAAEQAREILSTMPATNADENADER; from the coding sequence ATGCCGGGAGGCAGGCTCACCCAGCACGAACGCCAGCAGATCTCGATGGGCCTGGCCGACGACCTCGCCTATGCGGAGATCGCCAGACGCCTCGATCGCCCGACCTCGACGATCACCCGCGAGGTGATGCGCAACGGCGGCCCGGCGGCCTACCGGGCCGATCTCGCGCAACGGGCCACGGAGCGCCGCACGCATCAGCGCAAGCCGGTGGCACCGCGCGGCGAGCACGCGCCCGCACCGGCCCACGGCCGCGATGCCGACGCGGTGCACGAGTACGAGGAGGCGTTCATCACGATCCTCATGCAGTCGGGACTCCCCCGCATGGCGGCCTCGGTGCTGACCTGCCTCTACACCTCCGACGCCGGTAGCCTCACCGCTGCGGAGCTGGTGCAGCGCCTTCAGGTCAGCCCCGCGTCGGTCTCCAAAGCGGTCGCGCTGCTCGAGAACGTGGGACTCGTGCGCCGTGAGGTCGGGGCGGGTCGGCGCGAGCGATACTCGGCCGACAACGACGCCTGGTACCAGTCGATGATCGCCGCGGCCCGCTCCAACGCCGAGCTCGCCGAGGCCGCCCGCCGCGGTGTCAACGTGTTCGGACGCGACACCCCGGCCGGCAACCGGCTCCAGAACATGGCCCGCTTCGTCGACTTCGTCGCCGAGAGCATCAGCCGGGCAGCGGAGCAGGCGCGGGAGATCCTCTCGACGATGCCCGCCACGAATGCCGACGAGAACGCCGACGAGCGTTGA
- a CDS encoding cupin domain-containing protein, with translation MSIDNGPQPNVFDLESATTQNDTYRTVAWSGKYLQVTLMSIPVGESIGLEVHPETDQFLRLDAGRGRVKMGPSEHDLPIQHEVSDGWSIQVPAGTWHDVENIGDEPMRLYVVYAPVHHSAGIVQATKEDADRDEESGVDEPPAWAVEPEQGRPDQHA, from the coding sequence CGTGTTCGACCTCGAGTCGGCCACCACGCAGAACGACACGTACCGCACCGTCGCGTGGAGCGGCAAGTACCTGCAGGTGACGCTCATGTCGATTCCCGTGGGCGAGTCGATCGGGCTCGAGGTGCACCCCGAGACCGACCAGTTCCTCCGTCTCGACGCCGGCCGTGGCCGCGTGAAGATGGGGCCGTCCGAGCACGACCTCCCGATCCAGCACGAGGTCTCCGACGGCTGGAGCATCCAGGTACCAGCCGGTACGTGGCACGACGTCGAGAACATCGGCGACGAGCCCATGCGGCTCTATGTCGTGTACGCGCCCGTGCATCACTCGGCCGGCATCGTGCAGGCCACCAAGGAGGACGCCGATCGCGACGAGGAGTCGGGCGTCGACGAGCCGCCCGCATGGGCGGTCGAGCCCGAGCAGGGGCGGCCCGACCAGCACGCCTGA
- a CDS encoding TerC family protein, whose product MDFSFAFTPDLIAVFVTLFVLEVVLGVDNVIFISILASKLPIEQQARARNLGLTLAMVIRVVLVFFAGWIITLKEDVVVWFGMGFSIKDFILIAGGLFLVYKAVTEIHHKLEGAEEEHGGAAPKRITFSSVLLQILALDIVFSLDSVITAVGMTENLVVIVTVVVLSFGIMLFASRFIFSFVNQHPTVKMLALSFLLLIGVFLIAEGFGVHIDKALIYAPMAFAILVEALNLVASARKAKREQRRQDAVQLRPQYPDVDESVAVSAALSRGEGAGSVGLSNRPVAGESDAAEERAGLG is encoded by the coding sequence GTGGACTTCTCCTTCGCATTCACGCCGGATCTCATCGCCGTCTTCGTGACGCTGTTCGTGCTCGAGGTCGTGCTCGGCGTCGACAACGTCATCTTCATCTCGATCCTCGCGTCGAAGCTCCCGATCGAGCAGCAGGCCCGCGCCCGCAACCTCGGCCTGACACTCGCCATGGTCATTCGCGTGGTGCTCGTGTTCTTCGCCGGATGGATCATCACGCTGAAGGAAGACGTCGTCGTGTGGTTCGGCATGGGCTTCTCGATCAAGGACTTCATCCTGATCGCGGGTGGCCTGTTCCTCGTCTACAAGGCGGTCACCGAGATCCACCACAAGCTCGAGGGCGCCGAAGAGGAGCACGGCGGTGCGGCGCCGAAGCGCATCACGTTCAGCTCGGTGCTGCTGCAGATCCTCGCGCTCGACATCGTGTTCTCGCTCGACTCGGTCATCACGGCCGTCGGCATGACCGAGAACCTCGTCGTCATCGTGACCGTCGTGGTGCTCTCGTTCGGCATCATGCTCTTCGCGTCGCGATTCATCTTCTCGTTCGTCAACCAGCACCCGACGGTGAAGATGCTCGCGCTGTCGTTCCTGCTGCTCATCGGCGTGTTCCTCATCGCCGAGGGCTTCGGCGTGCACATCGACAAGGCGCTCATCTACGCGCCGATGGCGTTCGCCATCCTCGTCGAGGCGCTGAACCTCGTCGCCTCGGCGCGCAAGGCCAAGCGCGAGCAGCGTCGGCAGGATGCCGTGCAGTTGCGCCCGCAGTACCCCGACGTCGACGAGTCGGTCGCCGTGTCGGCCGCGCTGTCGAGGGGCGAGGGTGCCGGCTCGGTCGGCCTCTCGAACCGCCCGGTCGCGGGCGAGTCGGATGCCGCGGAGGAGCGCGCCGGACTCGGTTGA
- a CDS encoding dienelactone hydrolase family protein: MSEVLLFHHALGPTEGLHAFADELRAAGHTVHTPDLFEGRTFATIEEGVGYAREVGWDEIMARGERAAAELPNELVYGGFSLGVVPAQKLAQTRAGARGALFFYSCMPVSEFGSWPAGVPVQIHGADADPIFMDEGDVDAARELVEAADDAELFLYPGDQHYFADSSLPSYDAEAAALLTQRVLAFLARVG, translated from the coding sequence ATGTCAGAGGTACTGCTCTTCCACCACGCGCTCGGTCCCACCGAAGGCCTGCACGCCTTCGCCGACGAGTTGCGCGCCGCCGGTCACACGGTGCACACGCCCGACCTCTTCGAGGGGCGCACGTTCGCGACGATCGAGGAGGGCGTCGGCTACGCCCGCGAGGTCGGCTGGGACGAGATCATGGCCCGTGGCGAGCGCGCCGCAGCAGAACTCCCGAACGAGCTCGTCTACGGAGGATTCTCGCTCGGGGTCGTGCCCGCTCAGAAGCTCGCGCAGACCCGCGCCGGCGCGCGTGGCGCGCTGTTCTTCTACTCGTGCATGCCCGTCTCGGAGTTCGGCTCCTGGCCGGCAGGCGTGCCCGTGCAGATCCACGGCGCCGACGCCGACCCGATCTTCATGGACGAGGGCGACGTCGACGCCGCCCGCGAACTCGTCGAGGCGGCCGACGATGCCGAGCTCTTCCTCTACCCCGGCGACCAGCACTACTTCGCCGACTCCAGCCTGCCGAGCTACGACGCGGAGGCAGCCGCGCTGCTCACGCAGCGCGTGCTCGCGTTCCTCGCGCGAGTGGGCTGA
- a CDS encoding beta-N-acetylglucosaminidase domain-containing protein: MMQTIRKTFATVGISAVAIAGLLTPLSASAAPPSGPLPPVSPTPQSMTRAGSDLNVPGRVEIVVDDGTDAAALAELRETLSEHGVDRIDERAEATGRAPLTIKLGATSRADIEAALGDTEAPKHAEGYALLADASAGPLGTVALGGVDAAGQYYAVKTLDQLFVPKDDGGYRIAGASISDFPSMPLRGTIEGFYGEPWSHEERLDQLEFYGDVKANTYIYAPKDDPYHRDRWREPYPADKLAELGELVNTATDNHVRFTFALSPGNSVCYSSDADYQALATKLQQMYDLGVRAFNIPLDDIDYGRWHCDGDRATFGAPSARTAGVAQAAFLDRVQKEFVETHDGVHPLQMVPTEYSNTADSGYKTALRTMDEDVVVMWTGEGVVPQSVTVDQAKKAATVFGGPTFLWDNYPVNDYGNTSGRLLMAPYDKREAGLGEYLAGIVSNPMNQAAASKIAIFGVADFTWNDEAYDAGHNWSRALDYLASGDAATTAALRVFADLNHLAPSFGAPWQPQAPELTARIAEFWESWSAGDKAGAVAELRTYAQSIADAPEAIRTGTTDPAFVSDSSPWLDAAALWGESTVELLDAVQARIDGDTAASDELAASAKATAAQAAAVVVDPPDNSWGKAKVKIADGVLDAFHGRIGFTLAMWDAGDVVNVAPNGTATASSTEVPQFGAKNVNDDNPSTRWASGYSDDSWVQVKLAEPTVVRGITVNWEAACANAYELQTSTDGTTWTTIRTVDDSTCALDVYTFDESEPVQYVRMQGIDRKSTWGYSIWELGVYATS, from the coding sequence ATGATGCAGACAATTCGCAAGACGTTCGCCACGGTGGGAATCTCCGCCGTCGCCATAGCGGGGTTGCTCACGCCGCTCTCGGCGTCGGCAGCGCCGCCATCGGGCCCGCTGCCGCCGGTGAGCCCGACTCCCCAGTCGATGACCCGCGCCGGCTCCGACCTCAACGTGCCGGGCCGCGTCGAGATCGTCGTCGACGACGGCACGGATGCCGCGGCGCTCGCCGAACTGCGCGAGACGCTGAGCGAGCACGGCGTCGACCGCATCGACGAACGCGCCGAGGCCACCGGCCGGGCACCGCTCACGATCAAGCTCGGTGCGACCTCGCGCGCCGACATCGAAGCGGCACTCGGCGACACCGAGGCACCGAAGCACGCCGAGGGCTACGCGCTCCTGGCAGATGCCTCCGCCGGCCCGCTCGGCACCGTCGCACTCGGCGGCGTCGACGCGGCCGGGCAGTACTACGCCGTCAAGACCCTCGACCAGCTGTTCGTGCCGAAAGACGACGGCGGCTACCGCATCGCCGGCGCGTCGATCAGCGACTTCCCGTCGATGCCGCTGCGCGGAACGATCGAGGGTTTCTACGGTGAGCCCTGGTCGCACGAGGAGCGACTCGACCAGCTCGAGTTCTACGGCGACGTCAAAGCGAACACCTACATCTACGCACCGAAGGACGACCCCTACCACCGCGATCGCTGGCGCGAGCCCTACCCCGCCGACAAGCTCGCGGAGCTCGGCGAACTGGTGAACACCGCGACCGACAATCACGTGCGGTTCACCTTCGCGCTCTCGCCCGGCAACAGCGTCTGCTACTCGAGCGACGCCGACTACCAGGCACTCGCGACCAAGCTGCAGCAGATGTACGACCTCGGGGTGCGCGCGTTCAACATCCCGCTCGACGACATCGACTACGGCCGCTGGCACTGCGACGGCGACCGCGCGACGTTCGGCGCGCCGAGCGCGCGCACCGCGGGCGTCGCACAGGCCGCCTTCCTCGACCGCGTGCAGAAGGAGTTCGTCGAGACGCACGACGGCGTGCACCCGCTGCAGATGGTGCCGACCGAGTACTCGAACACGGCCGACTCCGGCTACAAGACGGCACTCCGCACCATGGACGAGGACGTCGTCGTCATGTGGACCGGCGAAGGAGTCGTTCCGCAGTCGGTGACCGTCGACCAGGCCAAGAAGGCCGCGACGGTGTTCGGCGGCCCGACGTTCCTCTGGGACAACTACCCGGTCAACGACTACGGCAACACCTCGGGCCGCCTGCTCATGGCGCCGTACGACAAGCGCGAGGCCGGGCTCGGCGAGTACCTCGCGGGCATCGTCTCCAACCCGATGAACCAGGCCGCCGCCAGCAAGATCGCGATCTTCGGCGTCGCCGACTTCACCTGGAACGACGAGGCGTACGACGCCGGCCACAACTGGTCGCGGGCGCTCGACTACCTTGCGAGCGGGGATGCCGCGACGACCGCTGCGCTCCGCGTCTTCGCCGACCTCAACCACCTCGCCCCGAGCTTCGGTGCGCCGTGGCAGCCGCAGGCTCCCGAGCTCACGGCACGCATCGCGGAGTTCTGGGAGAGCTGGAGCGCCGGCGACAAGGCCGGCGCCGTCGCCGAGCTGCGCACCTACGCCCAGTCCATCGCCGACGCCCCCGAGGCGATCCGCACCGGCACCACCGACCCTGCTTTCGTGTCGGACTCGAGCCCGTGGCTCGACGCCGCCGCCCTGTGGGGCGAGTCGACCGTCGAGCTGCTCGACGCCGTGCAGGCACGGATCGACGGCGACACCGCGGCATCCGACGAGCTCGCCGCCTCGGCGAAGGCCACGGCGGCGCAGGCGGCGGCCGTCGTCGTCGACCCGCCCGACAACTCGTGGGGCAAGGCCAAGGTGAAGATCGCCGACGGCGTGCTCGACGCCTTCCACGGCCGCATCGGGTTCACCCTCGCCATGTGGGACGCGGGCGACGTGGTCAACGTCGCGCCGAACGGCACGGCGACCGCCTCGAGCACCGAGGTGCCGCAGTTCGGCGCCAAGAACGTCAACGACGACAACCCGTCGACGCGCTGGGCGTCGGGCTACAGCGACGACTCGTGGGTGCAGGTGAAGCTCGCCGAGCCGACGGTCGTGCGCGGCATCACGGTCAACTGGGAGGCCGCGTGCGCCAACGCCTACGAACTGCAGACGTCGACCGACGGCACGACGTGGACGACGATCCGCACGGTCGACGACTCGACCTGCGCGCTCGACGTCTACACCTTCGACGAGAGCGAGCCGGTGCAGTACGTGCGCATGCAGGGCATCGACCGCAAGTCGACCTGGGGCTACTCGATCTGGGAGCTCGGCGTCTACGCGACGAGCTGA
- a CDS encoding CatA-like O-acetyltransferase, whose translation MTTPDLIDLATWPRREAFEHYRHRVPCTYAITVEIDVTEFAIALRSSSRKTYVAQIWAIATVVNRYREFRMALTDDGEAASWPVVHPAFTVFNAEGETFAAVWASYDPDFGRFHEHAAELLASTASATTMFPQGALPPNVFDVSSLPWTSFTGFTLQIDGGTNHLLPIFTLGRYVERDGRTLLPVAVQIHHAAADGFHTARLLGDLEALMADASWVGA comes from the coding sequence ATGACCACCCCCGATCTGATCGACCTCGCCACCTGGCCGCGGCGTGAGGCGTTCGAGCACTACCGCCACCGCGTTCCCTGCACCTACGCCATCACCGTCGAGATCGACGTGACGGAGTTCGCGATCGCACTGCGCTCCTCGTCGCGCAAGACGTACGTCGCGCAGATCTGGGCGATCGCCACGGTCGTGAACCGGTACCGGGAGTTCCGAATGGCGCTGACCGATGACGGCGAGGCGGCGAGCTGGCCGGTCGTGCACCCGGCGTTCACGGTGTTCAACGCCGAAGGCGAGACGTTCGCGGCGGTCTGGGCGAGCTACGACCCCGACTTCGGTCGGTTCCACGAGCACGCCGCCGAGCTGCTCGCCTCCACGGCGAGCGCCACCACGATGTTCCCGCAGGGCGCGCTGCCGCCGAACGTGTTCGACGTATCGAGCCTGCCGTGGACGAGCTTCACCGGATTCACGCTGCAGATCGACGGCGGCACGAACCACCTGCTGCCGATCTTCACCCTCGGCCGGTACGTCGAGCGAGACGGCCGCACGCTGTTGCCGGTCGCCGTGCAGATCCACCACGCCGCCGCCGACGGGTTCCACACGGCCCGGCTGCTGGGCGACCTCGAGGCACTCATGGCCGATGCGAGCTGGGTGGGCGCGTGA
- a CDS encoding winged helix DNA-binding domain-containing protein gives MITDRDLARWRLHSQLLAAPVATAEDVVRSLTAVQAENTSQSAWAVATRTASPDQADLAGALADGRVLRIHVLRSTWHYVHADDALWLQELTAPRVMPIFEQQLQPIASRLEALGAGIEEMLAESPDRTRGDLAEGLAERGEQLTGQQLMLLLGRLEVQRLVCSGAPRDGEHTYARFTDRVPDPRRLERDEALAELALRYFTSHGPATDRDLAYWATLTVTDVRRGIAAVGDRLDSFEHDGRTFWHLPGEAPASAAPAGHLLQVLDEMYRGYQDSRWVIDADGVVPRAREAAIGMALVDAQLVAGMKRTVSAKAVTFAVHPHRTLSTREVGAVQDAAERYGEFLGREARVQFAGV, from the coding sequence GTGATCACCGATCGAGACCTCGCCCGCTGGCGACTGCACTCGCAACTGCTCGCCGCACCCGTCGCGACCGCCGAAGACGTGGTGCGCTCCCTGACTGCGGTGCAGGCCGAGAACACCTCGCAGTCGGCGTGGGCGGTCGCCACGCGAACGGCCTCGCCCGACCAGGCCGATCTGGCCGGCGCGCTCGCCGACGGGCGAGTGCTGCGCATCCACGTGCTGCGCTCGACCTGGCACTACGTGCACGCCGACGACGCGCTCTGGCTGCAGGAGCTCACCGCGCCGCGGGTGATGCCGATCTTCGAGCAGCAGCTGCAGCCGATCGCGAGCCGATTGGAGGCGCTCGGCGCTGGGATCGAGGAGATGCTCGCGGAGTCGCCCGACCGCACCCGAGGCGACCTCGCCGAAGGCCTCGCCGAACGAGGCGAGCAGCTCACGGGCCAGCAGCTCATGCTGCTGCTCGGTCGACTCGAGGTGCAGCGCCTCGTCTGCAGCGGTGCGCCGCGCGACGGCGAGCACACGTATGCCCGCTTCACCGACCGCGTGCCCGATCCGCGCCGACTCGAACGCGACGAGGCGCTCGCCGAACTCGCCCTGCGCTATTTCACGTCGCACGGGCCGGCGACCGATCGCGACCTCGCCTACTGGGCGACCCTCACGGTGACCGACGTGCGGCGGGGCATCGCCGCGGTCGGCGATCGACTCGACTCCTTCGAGCACGACGGCCGAACGTTCTGGCACCTGCCCGGCGAAGCCCCGGCATCCGCTGCGCCAGCCGGCCACCTGCTGCAGGTGCTCGACGAGATGTACCGCGGCTATCAGGACTCGCGCTGGGTCATCGACGCCGACGGCGTGGTGCCGCGGGCGCGCGAGGCGGCGATCGGCATGGCGCTCGTCGACGCGCAGCTCGTGGCCGGCATGAAGCGCACGGTGTCGGCGAAGGCGGTCACGTTCGCGGTGCATCCGCACCGCACGCTGTCGACGCGCGAAGTCGGCGCCGTTCAGGATGCCGCGGAACGGTACGGCGAGTTTCTCGGGCGCGAGGCGCGCGTGCAGTTCGCCGGCGTCTGA
- a CDS encoding DUF4097 family beta strand repeat-containing protein yields MTQKFDTPAPIAAVLDIAAGRVQVIAADRVDTAVEVRPANASKSRDVKAAEGTTVDYRDGVLRIATPSGNQILGPSGSVEVTVQLPTGSRIEAKAAAAEFRGVGRLGDVAFDGANGTIKIDEAASVRLSALAGDVVVGRLNGPAEISTQKGDIRIAEAVRGSVVLSAQAGNLSVGVVPGASATLDAGTTYGRVQNSLNNTKGADAELAITATTAYGDIEARSL; encoded by the coding sequence ATGACGCAGAAGTTCGACACCCCCGCCCCCATCGCCGCCGTGCTCGACATCGCGGCGGGCCGCGTGCAGGTCATCGCCGCCGACCGGGTCGACACCGCGGTCGAGGTTCGCCCCGCCAACGCGTCGAAGAGCCGCGACGTGAAGGCGGCCGAAGGCACGACGGTCGACTACCGCGACGGCGTGCTGCGCATCGCGACCCCCTCGGGCAACCAGATCCTCGGCCCGTCGGGATCGGTCGAGGTCACGGTGCAGCTGCCCACCGGGTCCCGCATCGAGGCGAAGGCCGCCGCCGCCGAGTTCCGCGGGGTCGGACGCCTCGGCGACGTGGCATTCGACGGCGCCAACGGCACGATCAAGATCGACGAGGCTGCGAGCGTGCGGCTCTCGGCGCTCGCAGGCGACGTCGTGGTCGGCCGACTCAACGGTCCGGCCGAGATCAGCACCCAGAAGGGCGACATCCGCATCGCCGAGGCCGTGCGCGGCTCGGTCGTGCTGAGCGCACAGGCCGGCAACCTCTCGGTCGGCGTCGTGCCCGGGGCATCCGCGACGCTCGACGCGGGCACCACCTACGGCCGCGTGCAGAACTCGCTCAACAACACGAAGGGCGCCGACGCCGAGCTCGCCATCACGGCGACCACTGCGTACGGCGACATCGAGGCTCGGAGCCTCTGA
- a CDS encoding dihydrofolate reductase family protein yields the protein MGTVTISFEMTLDGAFDQMEQWFDDNEPDLVRHSDELVFGADAVLLGRESYEFFREYWPAQTDERGFAAHYNALPKFVASTTLTGPLDWNSTLIEGDVAEAVRSLRDQYGSIISHGYGQLAATLMDAGLVDEVHAGIHPFIVGNAEDRLRTPHPVGLRLLEVQGSESGTIFARYAPA from the coding sequence ATGGGAACAGTGACGATCTCTTTCGAAATGACACTCGACGGGGCGTTCGACCAGATGGAGCAGTGGTTCGACGACAACGAACCCGACCTGGTGCGCCACTCCGACGAACTCGTCTTCGGCGCCGACGCGGTGCTGCTCGGCCGTGAGAGCTACGAGTTCTTCCGCGAGTACTGGCCGGCCCAGACCGATGAGCGCGGCTTCGCGGCGCACTACAACGCGCTGCCGAAGTTCGTGGCCTCGACGACGCTGACGGGCCCGCTCGACTGGAACTCGACGCTCATCGAGGGCGACGTGGCCGAGGCGGTGCGGAGCCTGCGCGACCAGTACGGCTCGATCATCTCGCACGGCTACGGGCAGCTGGCGGCGACCCTCATGGATGCCGGGCTGGTCGATGAGGTGCACGCGGGCATCCACCCGTTCATCGTCGGCAATGCCGAGGATCGACTGCGCACGCCGCACCCGGTCGGCCTGCGGCTGCTCGAGGTGCAGGGCTCCGAGTCGGGCACCATCTTCGCGAGGTACGCGCCGGCCTAG
- a CDS encoding helix-turn-helix domain-containing protein, with protein sequence MRTESERSAPDAAAEAHRLLETARREARAGSRASAWAACRAAAAIGRRTGDAVIVATAATLLSDRELVEWRTTSDRQAMCVEALRMLGAPGDDDPATRALRERVEAQLEALSTGWAEHVAVPRERLSPADVEERFAALRVAHRRAVGPGAAAARLAMADEAMAIGRAGDDDEVLAYGRMWRLDSLVQLGRRLEFNTTLGEFSGLVERMASPIWTWRLANVHACLALLEDRLEDVPAAVAAAERAGVEAGVSDAADFDLILRSNVAQRTGAGLADIEAEVRAVIVDGPLFAQGWRAILLADLGRADEAVAIWRTLAPHIAELPPDSNEVLVATVGHARLAILADDRERAAEVLELLRPFEHLHVAGPATTPYGGPVSLTLAALADHLGDRATARAWADDARERAEVMGAPWFVASSRAVLRGGTTLAPLSPRETEVARRVAAGDSNRAIADSLFLSERTVEQHVRNIMHKLALPNRTAVATWVARSGR encoded by the coding sequence ATGCGTACCGAATCGGAGCGATCTGCACCGGATGCCGCCGCCGAGGCGCACCGGCTGCTCGAGACCGCCCGGCGTGAGGCTCGGGCCGGATCACGTGCCTCGGCCTGGGCGGCCTGCCGAGCGGCGGCGGCGATCGGGCGTCGAACGGGCGATGCCGTGATCGTCGCAACCGCGGCGACGTTGCTCTCCGATCGTGAGCTCGTCGAGTGGCGCACGACGTCCGACCGGCAGGCGATGTGCGTCGAGGCGCTGCGGATGCTCGGCGCCCCCGGCGACGACGACCCGGCCACGCGAGCGTTGCGGGAACGCGTCGAGGCGCAGCTCGAGGCGCTGTCGACCGGCTGGGCGGAGCACGTCGCAGTGCCGCGGGAGCGGTTGTCGCCCGCAGACGTGGAGGAGCGCTTCGCCGCGCTGCGGGTCGCGCATCGGCGCGCAGTCGGCCCTGGTGCTGCGGCTGCCCGGCTCGCGATGGCCGACGAGGCGATGGCGATCGGTCGTGCCGGCGATGACGACGAGGTGCTCGCGTACGGGCGCATGTGGCGCCTCGACTCGCTCGTGCAGCTCGGGCGGCGCCTCGAGTTCAACACGACCCTCGGTGAGTTCAGCGGCCTGGTTGAGCGGATGGCATCACCGATCTGGACGTGGCGCCTTGCGAACGTGCACGCGTGCCTCGCGCTCCTCGAAGACCGCCTGGAGGACGTGCCCGCCGCGGTCGCCGCAGCCGAACGCGCCGGTGTCGAGGCCGGGGTGTCGGATGCCGCAGACTTCGACCTCATCTTGCGATCCAACGTCGCCCAGCGCACCGGAGCGGGACTCGCGGACATCGAGGCGGAGGTGCGCGCGGTCATCGTGGACGGCCCGCTGTTCGCCCAGGGCTGGCGGGCGATCCTGTTGGCCGACCTCGGCCGCGCCGACGAGGCGGTCGCGATCTGGCGCACCCTCGCTCCGCACATCGCCGAGCTGCCGCCCGACTCCAACGAGGTGCTCGTCGCGACCGTCGGCCATGCCAGGCTGGCCATCCTCGCCGACGATCGGGAGCGCGCAGCAGAGGTGCTCGAGCTCCTCCGTCCCTTCGAGCACCTGCATGTCGCGGGTCCGGCGACGACTCCCTACGGCGGCCCCGTGTCGCTCACGCTCGCGGCGCTCGCGGACCACCTGGGCGACCGCGCCACTGCGCGCGCCTGGGCCGACGACGCGCGCGAACGAGCCGAGGTGATGGGCGCCCCGTGGTTCGTCGCCTCGTCGCGCGCCGTGCTCCGGGGCGGAACGACCCTCGCGCCGCTCTCGCCACGAGAGACGGAGGTCGCCCGCCGGGTCGCGGCCGGCGACTCGAACCGTGCGATCGCCGATTCGCTGTTCCTGTCCGAGCGCACCGTCGAGCAGCACGTGCGGAACATCATGCACAAGCTCGCGTTGCCGAATCGGACGGCGGTTGCGACCTGGGTCGCTCGCTCCGGGCGCTGA